In Desulfobulbaceae bacterium, the following proteins share a genomic window:
- a CDS encoding adenosylhomocysteinase, whose protein sequence is MTVLKNGDYKVADMGLAGWGRKEVAIAEKEMPGLMATREEYAGKKPLAGARIAGCLHMTIQTAVLMETLVDLGAELRWSSCNIFSTQDHAAAAMVAAGIPTFAWKGENEDEFNWCIKQTIEGPDGWCPNMILDDGGDLTKMMHEDYPELMKNVKGISEETTTGVMRLNEMMRAGTLKAPSFNVNDSVTKSKFDNLYGCRESLIDGIKRATDVMVAGKVTVVVGYGDVGKGCAAALRGMGASVLVCEIDPICALQAAMEGYRVVTMEEAAPCGNIFVTCTGNVRVITRSHMDMMPDEAIVCNIGHFDSEIDIASIRNLTWENIKPQVDHVIFPDGKRLIVLAEGRLVNLGCATGHPSFVMSNSFTNQVMAQVELWQNHAQYENKVYFLPKILDEKVARLHLAKIGVKLTTLTKEQAEYLGVDVSGPFKPEYYRY, encoded by the coding sequence ATGACAGTTTTAAAGAACGGCGACTATAAAGTTGCTGATATGGGATTGGCGGGATGGGGCCGCAAGGAAGTTGCGATTGCCGAAAAAGAGATGCCAGGTCTGATGGCAACCCGGGAAGAGTATGCCGGAAAGAAGCCTCTGGCAGGCGCTAGAATTGCCGGATGCCTGCACATGACCATCCAGACGGCGGTGTTGATGGAGACACTGGTGGACCTGGGAGCCGAGTTGCGCTGGTCTTCATGTAATATTTTTTCAACCCAGGACCATGCGGCCGCGGCCATGGTGGCTGCTGGGATTCCTACCTTCGCCTGGAAGGGTGAAAATGAGGATGAATTTAATTGGTGCATCAAGCAGACTATTGAGGGTCCTGATGGATGGTGTCCCAATATGATCCTTGACGATGGCGGTGATCTCACCAAGATGATGCATGAAGATTACCCCGAGTTGATGAAGAACGTTAAGGGAATCAGTGAAGAGACAACAACCGGGGTGATGCGCTTAAACGAGATGATGCGCGCTGGCACATTGAAGGCCCCGTCCTTCAATGTCAACGATTCAGTAACCAAGTCAAAGTTTGATAATCTGTATGGGTGCCGTGAGTCCCTTATTGACGGAATCAAACGCGCGACCGATGTTATGGTGGCCGGCAAGGTCACGGTGGTTGTGGGATATGGTGATGTGGGCAAGGGGTGCGCTGCAGCTCTTCGCGGAATGGGCGCTTCGGTGCTGGTCTGTGAAATAGATCCGATCTGTGCCCTGCAGGCCGCCATGGAGGGATACCGGGTGGTGACCATGGAGGAGGCTGCGCCGTGCGGCAATATCTTTGTTACCTGTACCGGTAATGTTCGGGTTATCACCCGGTCGCACATGGATATGATGCCGGATGAGGCGATTGTCTGTAATATCGGTCATTTTGATAGCGAAATCGATATCGCTTCCATCCGTAATCTGACGTGGGAAAATATTAAGCCCCAGGTTGATCATGTTATATTTCCCGATGGGAAGCGGTTGATCGTGCTTGCCGAGGGCCGGTTGGTTAATCTTGGCTGTGCCACGGGGCACCCCAGTTTTGTAATGAGCAACTCGTTTACCAATCAGGTCATGGCGCAAGTTGAGCTGTGGCAGAATCATGCTCAGTATGAAAATAAGGTCTATTTTTTGCCCAAGATACTTGATGAAAAGGTGGCTCGGCTGCATCTTGCCAAGATTGGCGTTAAATTGACCACCTTGACCAAGGAGCAGGCTGAGTACCTTGGAGTGGACGTCTCCGGGCCGTTTAAGCCAGAGTACTATCGATATTAA
- a CDS encoding methionine adenosyltransferase, protein MPNYLFTSESVSEGHPDKVADQISDAILDSILTQDIKARVACETMVTTGMALIAGEITTSAWVDMPQIVRDTIKEIGYNSSDMGFDYRSCAVLTSIDKQSPDIAQGVDEGRGLDLDQGAGDQGLMFGYASNETEVLMPMTIYLAHRLMKRQSEVRKAGRLPWLRPDAKSQVTIEYDGRTPKRIEAVVLSSQHSPEVDYEDLKEGIMEEIIKPILPAEMLDSNTKYFINPTGRFVIGGPVGDCGVTGRKIIVDTYGGRGSHGGGAFSGKDPSKVDRSSAYMGRYVAKNIVAAGLADEVEVQIAYAIGISNPVSINVNSFGSGKIDDQQIKALILRHFDLRPKAIIQHLDLLRPIYKKTAAYGHFGRERVEFTWERTDKAAILKQDAGL, encoded by the coding sequence ATGCCGAATTATCTTTTTACCTCAGAATCGGTTTCAGAGGGGCACCCGGATAAGGTTGCCGATCAGATTTCTGATGCTATTTTGGACAGTATTCTTACGCAGGACATTAAGGCTCGTGTTGCATGCGAGACCATGGTGACCACTGGTATGGCATTAATTGCTGGCGAAATTACTACTTCGGCCTGGGTTGATATGCCTCAGATCGTCCGGGACACCATCAAGGAGATTGGTTATAACTCCTCTGACATGGGCTTTGACTATCGGTCCTGCGCGGTTCTTACCAGCATCGATAAGCAATCGCCTGATATTGCCCAAGGAGTTGACGAGGGTCGTGGTCTGGATCTGGACCAGGGGGCTGGTGATCAGGGGTTGATGTTTGGCTATGCCTCAAACGAAACAGAAGTTCTCATGCCCATGACAATTTATCTGGCGCATCGGTTGATGAAACGTCAGTCTGAGGTCCGAAAAGCAGGGCGTCTGCCCTGGCTGAGGCCGGATGCCAAGAGCCAGGTCACCATCGAGTATGATGGTCGAACCCCTAAGAGGATCGAGGCCGTGGTTCTCTCTTCCCAGCACTCTCCGGAAGTGGATTATGAAGATCTCAAAGAGGGGATCATGGAGGAGATCATTAAACCGATCTTGCCGGCAGAGATGCTGGACAGTAACACCAAATACTTCATCAATCCGACCGGGCGTTTCGTCATTGGCGGTCCGGTGGGGGATTGCGGAGTAACCGGTCGTAAGATCATCGTTGATACTTATGGTGGGCGAGGCTCTCATGGCGGCGGAGCCTTTTCAGGCAAAGATCCATCTAAGGTTGATCGGTCATCCGCTTATATGGGGCGTTATGTCGCCAAGAACATAGTTGCCGCCGGGCTGGCTGACGAGGTGGAAGTACAGATCGCGTATGCCATCGGTATCTCGAATCCAGTATCAATTAATGTTAACAGCTTTGGTTCTGGTAAGATTGACGATCAGCAGATTAAGGCCTTAATCCTGCGTCACTTCGATCTTAGACCCAAGGCGATCATTCAGCATCTTGACCTGTTGCGACCGATCTATAAGAAGACTGCCGCGTATGGGCATTTCGGCCGAGAACGCGTCGAATTCACCTGGGAGCGGACCGATAAGGCGGCAATCCTGAAACAGGATGCCGGTCTTTAA